A window from Halarchaeum grantii encodes these proteins:
- a CDS encoding response regulator has translation MDDAIDADGREPIHVVHADDDADFLELTKAAIERDFPSLHITSETSASAALERVEADDVDCVLLDYRMPEMDGIAFLERVRALDESLPVIFFTGQGTEEIASEAIRAGVTDYVRKEASASRFTVLGNRIITLVLKRRAEQAVADATARELEVYERIDAGFLGLDADYAVTYANERASEVLDVEADALLDASVFDAVPGLADSVFETELRRARDTQQPTSVEGYYEPRERWFQLFAYPDAEGLSVFVDDVTDQVVTKQELERIRATLELTESEFNSLRQTLSRPPSPFR, from the coding sequence ATGGACGACGCCATCGACGCGGACGGCCGAGAGCCGATTCACGTCGTGCACGCGGACGACGACGCGGACTTCCTCGAACTGACGAAGGCCGCCATCGAGCGCGACTTCCCGTCGCTCCACATCACCTCCGAGACGAGCGCGAGCGCCGCCCTCGAACGCGTCGAGGCCGACGACGTCGATTGCGTCCTCCTCGACTACCGGATGCCGGAGATGGACGGCATCGCCTTCCTCGAACGCGTCCGCGCTCTCGACGAGTCGCTCCCCGTCATCTTCTTCACCGGGCAGGGCACCGAGGAGATCGCGAGCGAGGCCATCCGCGCCGGCGTCACCGACTACGTCCGCAAGGAAGCGAGCGCGTCGCGCTTCACCGTCCTCGGCAACCGCATCATCACGCTCGTTCTCAAGCGCCGCGCCGAGCAGGCGGTCGCGGACGCGACCGCGCGCGAACTCGAAGTGTACGAACGCATCGACGCCGGCTTCCTCGGCCTCGACGCCGACTACGCCGTCACGTACGCGAACGAGCGCGCGAGCGAGGTTCTCGACGTCGAGGCCGACGCGCTCCTCGACGCGAGCGTCTTCGACGCCGTCCCCGGGCTCGCCGACTCCGTCTTCGAGACGGAACTCCGGCGCGCGCGGGACACCCAGCAGCCGACGTCCGTCGAGGGGTATTACGAGCCGCGCGAGCGCTGGTTCCAGCTCTTCGCCTACCCCGACGCGGAGGGCCTCTCCGTCTTCGTCGACGACGTCACCGATCAGGTCGTGACGAAGCAGGAACTCGAGCGCATCCGCGCGACCCTCGAACTCACCGAGTCGGAGTTCAACTCGCTCCGCCAGACGCTCTCCCGGCCGCCGAGCCCGTTCCGGTAG
- a CDS encoding RIO1 family regulatory kinase/ATPase translates to MSVRQFVRGTVPWPALEAVAREVADRYGEPVVHVEFLEADNWFSTPMVVNERWFCKVVSAQNAFVHSLFTGMRNLGVFSAGSEGFFEPFDGPVEMAAHELEATRRMRDAGLNAPAPIETFEVDGLGVLVMEYLPEFETLDDLSPAEIEARSPELFGALKTMHDNGLAHGDLRAENVLVYRDELYFIDATKVREADAEAAGVERPAQAYDLACALAVLEPLVGADAAVRAAREHFDTNELLAAREFLDFVAIRPDHDFDAAALRGELEGAASEGEPV, encoded by the coding sequence ATGAGCGTCCGGCAGTTCGTCCGGGGGACGGTCCCGTGGCCGGCTCTCGAAGCCGTCGCCCGCGAAGTCGCCGACCGGTACGGCGAGCCCGTGGTCCACGTCGAGTTCTTGGAGGCGGACAACTGGTTCTCCACGCCGATGGTGGTGAACGAGCGCTGGTTCTGCAAGGTCGTCTCCGCGCAGAACGCTTTCGTCCACTCGCTGTTCACGGGCATGCGGAACCTCGGCGTCTTCTCCGCGGGCTCCGAGGGGTTCTTCGAGCCGTTCGACGGCCCCGTCGAGATGGCCGCACACGAACTCGAGGCGACGCGGCGGATGCGCGACGCCGGCCTGAACGCCCCCGCCCCCATCGAGACGTTCGAAGTCGACGGTCTCGGCGTGCTCGTCATGGAGTACCTCCCGGAGTTCGAGACGCTGGACGACCTCTCGCCCGCCGAAATCGAGGCGCGCTCCCCGGAGCTCTTCGGCGCGCTGAAGACGATGCACGACAACGGCCTCGCGCACGGCGACCTCCGCGCGGAGAACGTCCTCGTCTACCGCGACGAACTCTACTTCATCGACGCGACGAAAGTCCGCGAAGCCGACGCGGAGGCGGCTGGCGTCGAGCGCCCCGCACAGGCCTACGACCTCGCGTGCGCGCTCGCCGTCCTCGAACCGCTCGTCGGCGCGGACGCGGCGGTGCGCGCGGCCCGCGAGCACTTCGATACGAACGAGTTGCTCGCCGCCCGCGAGTTCCTCGACTTCGTCGCGATCCGCCCCGACCACGACTTCGACGCCGCCGCCCTCCGGGGCGAACTCGAGGGCGCGGCGAGCGAGGGCGAACCGGTCTGA
- a CDS encoding Glu/Leu/Phe/Val family dehydrogenase — MSSDENPFENLQEQIDDAASYLPSSVNTDVLTRLKNPERVLETNLTVDMDDGGLETFTAYRSQFNGDRGPYKGGIRYHPGVTRDEVKALSGWMVYKCAVVDIPYGGGKGGIVVDPSEYSADELERLTRSFATELRPLIGEDRDIPAPDVNTGQREMNWIKSTYETLENTTAPGVITGKSIENGGSEGRVEATGRSVMLAAREVFDYLGKDIEDATVAVQGYGNAGSIAARLLADLGATVVAVSDSSGGIHDADGLDPRAVKEFKTETGTVSDYEGADAITNEDLLTLDVDLLVPAALENAIDGDLATDVRADAIVEAANGPLTPDADDVLQERDVTVVPDILANAGGVTVSYFEWVQNRQRFSWSEERVNDELETVIVDAFDDLVDAKESLDLPSFRVAAYVVGIRRVVDAYTGNGNWP; from the coding sequence ATGAGTAGCGACGAGAACCCCTTCGAGAACCTCCAAGAGCAGATCGACGACGCAGCCTCCTACCTGCCCTCCAGCGTGAACACGGACGTCCTCACGCGGCTCAAGAACCCCGAGCGCGTCCTCGAGACGAACCTCACCGTCGACATGGACGACGGCGGCCTCGAAACGTTCACCGCCTACCGCTCGCAGTTCAACGGCGACCGCGGGCCCTACAAGGGCGGCATCCGCTATCACCCGGGCGTCACCCGGGACGAAGTGAAGGCGCTCTCCGGGTGGATGGTCTACAAGTGCGCCGTCGTCGACATCCCCTACGGCGGCGGCAAAGGCGGCATCGTCGTCGACCCGAGCGAGTACAGCGCCGACGAGCTCGAGCGACTCACGCGCTCGTTCGCAACGGAACTCCGCCCCCTCATCGGCGAGGACCGGGACATCCCCGCGCCCGACGTCAACACCGGTCAGCGGGAGATGAACTGGATCAAGAGCACCTACGAGACACTCGAGAACACCACCGCGCCCGGCGTCATCACCGGGAAGTCCATCGAGAACGGCGGGAGCGAGGGCCGCGTCGAGGCGACCGGGCGCTCCGTCATGCTCGCCGCCCGTGAGGTCTTCGACTACCTCGGAAAGGACATCGAGGACGCCACCGTCGCCGTCCAGGGCTACGGGAACGCCGGCAGCATCGCCGCCCGCCTCCTCGCCGACCTCGGCGCGACCGTCGTCGCCGTCTCCGACTCCTCCGGCGGCATCCACGACGCGGACGGCCTCGACCCGCGCGCCGTCAAGGAGTTCAAGACCGAGACCGGCACCGTCTCCGACTACGAGGGCGCCGACGCCATCACCAACGAGGACCTCCTCACCCTCGACGTCGACCTCCTCGTTCCCGCCGCCCTCGAGAACGCCATCGACGGCGACCTCGCCACCGACGTCCGCGCCGACGCCATCGTCGAGGCCGCCAACGGCCCGCTCACCCCCGACGCCGACGACGTCCTCCAAGAGCGCGACGTCACCGTCGTTCCCGACATCCTCGCGAACGCCGGCGGCGTCACCGTCAGCTACTTCGAGTGGGTACAGAACCGCCAGCGCTTCTCCTGGAGCGAGGAGCGCGTCAACGACGAACTCGAGACCGTCATCGTCGACGCCTTCGACGACCTCGTCGACGCCAAAGAGAGCCTCGACCTCCCCAGCTTCCGCGTCGCCGCCTACGTCGTCGGCATCCGGCGCGTCGTCGACGCCTACACCGGCAACGGGAACTGGCCCTGA
- a CDS encoding class 1 fructose-bisphosphatase: MMATSDADDVLDALAAAALEVRAGFAGRREKTDGQNASGDQQLHADLHADDVLQNFLGGLDAVGEYASEEAETVQDVGDGPLSVSVDPLDGSSNLTANNPTGTIVGVYDAPLPAPGTDLVAAAYVLYGPLTTMVVARDGDVTRYAVTEAGRENPECVDLPSDPTVYGFGGRTPEWPESFADYADDVEDDLKLRYGGAMVADVNQVLTYGGVFAYPGLRERPEGKLRAQFEAAPMAYIVECAGGASTDGSHSVLEIEPGDLHARTPVFLGNDELIQQAERALA; the protein is encoded by the coding sequence ATGATGGCGACGTCCGACGCTGACGACGTGCTCGACGCGCTCGCCGCGGCCGCCCTCGAAGTCCGCGCGGGCTTCGCGGGTCGTCGCGAGAAGACCGACGGCCAGAACGCCTCGGGCGACCAGCAGCTTCACGCCGACCTGCACGCCGACGACGTCCTCCAGAACTTCCTCGGCGGTCTCGACGCCGTCGGCGAGTACGCGAGCGAGGAAGCCGAGACCGTGCAGGACGTCGGCGACGGCCCGCTCTCGGTGTCCGTCGACCCGCTTGATGGCTCCTCGAACCTCACCGCGAACAACCCCACCGGCACCATCGTCGGCGTCTACGACGCGCCCCTCCCCGCCCCCGGTACCGACCTCGTCGCCGCCGCGTACGTCCTCTACGGCCCGCTCACCACGATGGTCGTCGCGCGCGACGGCGACGTCACGCGCTACGCCGTCACCGAGGCCGGCCGCGAGAACCCCGAGTGCGTCGACCTCCCGAGCGACCCGACCGTCTACGGCTTCGGCGGCCGCACCCCCGAGTGGCCCGAGTCGTTCGCCGACTACGCCGACGACGTCGAGGACGACCTCAAGTTGCGCTACGGCGGCGCGATGGTCGCGGACGTCAACCAAGTGCTCACCTACGGCGGCGTCTTCGCCTACCCCGGCCTCCGTGAACGCCCCGAGGGCAAACTCCGCGCGCAGTTCGAGGCCGCACCGATGGCCTACATCGTCGAGTGCGCGGGCGGCGCGTCCACCGACGGCAGCCACTCCGTCCTCGAAATCGAACCCGGCGACCTCCACGCGCGCACCCCCGTCTTCCTCGGGAACGACGAACTCATCCAGCAGGCCGAGCGCGCGCTCGCCTGA
- a CDS encoding heavy metal translocating P-type ATPase, translated as MSDDCTLCELPVRGEPHTDPDVEGSFCCRGCLEVYRTMGDVDPEAVSADGGDADGERDAEVPDDAETAFLAVDGMHCTACEAFLESTASEVDGVYGVEASYATEMLKVSYDPERTDPGEVGESVSRLGYRANAPEVGTAVAAEERFGRDELRTVLGVLGGMAVMMIYVLFVYPAYLGIYPESFLHESATSVMVFVPIPLISTFVVFLVGYPILRSAYVSLRAGEPNMDVLIAGGALAAYSYSLYEVLTGGVVIYFDVAVAIVAVVTLGDFVQRRVKRRALGSVGDLDFDRVTEALVRDDAGTREVAVADLEPGDETVVKRGARVPLDGTVVEGEAAVDEALVTGESVPETKGPGDSVIGGSIATDGRLVVRVGEETTSTYDRLLAQLWNVQSGGGGSQRLADTIAALFVPFVLGLAVVVAGAWLALGAPAREAVTVGVSVLVVSCPCSFGLATPVAVAAGVSRAADEGVIVTNTAAVEGLADVDVVAFDKTGTLTEGRMRVTDVAAPETDEGALLRYAAAVERDANHPVADAIVARADGNEGRHALADGGALNVDATAGDGGDGTGDASTATVADFEEHRRGAEGTLDGTRVLVGHPDLFAGGDWALPASVESAIGAVQREGAIATVVGWDGAARGVLGTRDTPREDWAETVEALAADGRTIVVVTGDDQSETAAFEAHPDVEDVFAGVLPQAKAAVVERLRGAEGTVAMVGDGTNDAPALAAADLGVAFASGTELATEAADATVTEGGLRSVRRLFDVAETTRSRVRQNFGWALGYNVITLPAAALGLVDPLLAAIAMAASSLLVVANSGRDFGIGE; from the coding sequence ATGAGCGACGACTGCACCCTCTGCGAGCTACCGGTTCGCGGCGAGCCCCACACCGATCCCGACGTCGAGGGGTCGTTCTGCTGTCGGGGCTGCCTCGAAGTGTATCGAACGATGGGCGACGTCGACCCCGAAGCGGTGTCGGCGGACGGGGGCGACGCCGACGGCGAGCGCGACGCCGAAGTCCCCGACGACGCGGAGACGGCGTTCCTCGCGGTCGACGGCATGCACTGCACGGCCTGCGAGGCCTTCCTCGAGTCGACCGCGTCCGAGGTGGACGGCGTCTACGGCGTCGAGGCGAGCTACGCGACGGAGATGCTGAAGGTCTCCTACGACCCCGAGCGCACCGACCCCGGGGAAGTGGGCGAGTCGGTGAGCCGCCTCGGCTACCGGGCGAACGCCCCGGAGGTCGGCACGGCCGTCGCGGCCGAGGAGCGCTTCGGGCGCGACGAACTCCGCACCGTCCTCGGCGTCCTCGGTGGGATGGCGGTGATGATGATCTACGTCCTCTTCGTCTATCCCGCGTATCTCGGTATCTACCCCGAGTCCTTCCTCCACGAGTCCGCGACGAGCGTGATGGTGTTCGTCCCGATCCCCCTCATCTCGACGTTCGTCGTCTTCCTCGTCGGCTACCCCATCCTCCGCTCGGCGTACGTCAGCCTGCGCGCGGGCGAACCGAACATGGACGTCCTCATCGCGGGCGGCGCGCTCGCCGCGTACAGCTACTCGCTCTACGAGGTGCTCACCGGCGGCGTCGTCATCTACTTCGACGTCGCGGTCGCCATCGTCGCGGTCGTGACGCTCGGGGACTTCGTCCAGCGCCGCGTGAAGCGCCGCGCGCTCGGCTCCGTCGGCGACCTCGACTTCGACCGCGTGACCGAGGCGCTCGTTCGCGACGACGCGGGCACCCGCGAGGTGGCCGTCGCCGACCTCGAACCGGGCGACGAGACGGTCGTGAAGCGCGGCGCGCGCGTCCCGCTCGACGGCACCGTCGTCGAGGGCGAGGCGGCCGTCGACGAGGCGCTCGTCACCGGCGAATCCGTCCCGGAGACGAAGGGACCGGGCGATTCGGTCATCGGCGGCTCCATCGCGACGGACGGCCGCCTCGTCGTCCGCGTCGGCGAGGAGACGACGAGCACCTACGACCGCCTGCTCGCACAGCTCTGGAACGTCCAGTCCGGGGGCGGCGGGAGTCAGCGCCTCGCGGACACCATCGCCGCGCTCTTCGTCCCGTTCGTCCTCGGCCTCGCCGTCGTCGTCGCGGGCGCGTGGCTCGCCCTCGGCGCGCCCGCCCGCGAAGCCGTCACCGTCGGCGTCTCCGTCCTCGTCGTCTCCTGCCCGTGCTCGTTCGGCCTCGCGACGCCCGTCGCGGTCGCCGCCGGCGTGAGCCGCGCCGCCGACGAGGGCGTCATCGTCACGAACACGGCCGCCGTCGAGGGGCTCGCGGACGTCGACGTCGTCGCCTTCGACAAGACCGGGACGCTCACCGAGGGCCGGATGCGCGTCACGGACGTCGCCGCACCCGAGACCGACGAGGGTGCCCTGCTCCGGTATGCCGCCGCCGTCGAACGCGACGCGAACCACCCGGTCGCGGACGCCATCGTCGCGCGCGCCGACGGGAACGAAGGCCGGCACGCGCTCGCGGACGGCGGCGCGCTCAACGTCGACGCCACCGCCGGGGACGGGGGCGACGGGACCGGCGACGCTTCGACCGCGACCGTCGCCGACTTCGAGGAGCACCGGCGCGGTGCCGAAGGGACGCTCGACGGGACGCGCGTGCTCGTCGGCCACCCCGACCTCTTCGCGGGCGGCGACTGGGCGCTCCCCGCGAGCGTCGAGTCGGCGATAGGCGCCGTTCAGCGCGAGGGCGCCATCGCCACCGTCGTCGGCTGGGACGGCGCGGCGCGGGGCGTGCTCGGGACGCGCGACACGCCGCGCGAGGACTGGGCGGAGACCGTCGAAGCCCTCGCCGCCGACGGCCGGACGATCGTCGTCGTCACCGGCGACGATCAGTCCGAGACCGCGGCGTTCGAGGCGCACCCGGACGTCGAGGACGTCTTCGCGGGCGTGCTCCCGCAGGCGAAAGCCGCCGTCGTCGAGCGCCTCCGGGGCGCGGAGGGAACGGTCGCGATGGTGGGCGACGGGACGAACGACGCGCCCGCGCTCGCCGCCGCCGACTTGGGGGTGGCGTTCGCCTCCGGCACCGAGCTCGCGACCGAAGCGGCGGACGCCACCGTCACCGAGGGCGGCCTCCGGTCGGTGCGTCGGCTCTTCGACGTCGCGGAGACGACGCGCTCGCGCGTCCGCCAGAACTTCGGGTGGGCGCTCGGCTACAACGTCATCACGCTCCCGGCGGCCGCGCTCGGCCTCGTCGACCCGCTGCTCGCCGCCATCGCGATGGCGGCGTCCAGCCTCCTCGTCGTCGCGAACAGCGGTCGGGACTTCGGAATCGGGGAGTAG
- a CDS encoding sulfite exporter TauE/SafE family protein: MAVPVAPTELALFAVVGLLGGAHCLGMCGPLVTTYADRMPTDSRGPSWFELRQHALFNLGRTASYALVGGLLGLLGATVYAGASLGGVGDAVRGVAGVLVGALVVTVGVGRVLGRERVGSLAPGSLGGGGLFSRVAGVATSRVDDYANSPRIALLGAIHAFLPCPLLYPAFVYALGSGEPVAGALNLAALGVGTIPTLFLYGTVLGSVPAAKRAAAHRVLGVAFVFLGLLPLLHGLGLLGVPVPMLHVPHYVPPSLTP, translated from the coding sequence ATGGCCGTGCCCGTCGCCCCTACGGAACTCGCGCTGTTCGCAGTCGTGGGCTTGCTCGGCGGCGCGCACTGCCTCGGGATGTGCGGCCCGCTCGTCACGACGTACGCGGACCGGATGCCCACCGACTCGCGTGGGCCGTCGTGGTTCGAGCTCCGCCAGCACGCCCTCTTCAACCTCGGCCGCACGGCGAGCTACGCGCTCGTCGGCGGCCTCCTCGGCCTCCTCGGCGCGACCGTCTACGCGGGCGCGTCGCTCGGCGGCGTCGGTGACGCCGTTCGCGGCGTCGCGGGCGTCCTCGTCGGCGCCCTCGTCGTCACCGTCGGCGTCGGGCGCGTCCTCGGCCGCGAGCGCGTCGGCTCGCTCGCACCGGGCTCTCTCGGCGGTGGCGGGCTGTTCTCGCGCGTCGCCGGCGTCGCCACGTCGCGCGTCGACGACTACGCGAACTCCCCGCGAATCGCGCTCCTCGGCGCGATACACGCGTTCCTCCCGTGCCCCCTCCTCTACCCGGCGTTCGTCTACGCGCTCGGGAGCGGGGAGCCGGTCGCGGGCGCGCTGAACCTCGCGGCGCTCGGCGTCGGGACGATTCCGACGCTCTTCCTCTACGGCACGGTCCTCGGCTCCGTGCCGGCGGCGAAGCGCGCGGCCGCCCACCGCGTCCTCGGCGTCGCGTTCGTCTTCCTCGGGCTGCTCCCGCTCCTCCACGGCCTCGGTCTCCTCGGCGTGCCCGTCCCGATGCTCCACGTCCCCCACTACGTCCCGCCCTCCCTCACACCATGA
- a CDS encoding TIGR00730 family Rossman fold protein: MDALCVYCGSSSGERPAYAAAAADLGTALAERDVTLVYGGGRVGLMGAVADAALAAGGDVHGVIPESLEAKEVAHSGLTDLDVVASMHERKARMAELADGFVALPGGFGTLEEIVEVLTWAQLGFHEKPCGLLNVAGYYDDLAAFFDHQTEEGFVEETHREMVVVEDSVDGLLDAYASYDSPAIKSVLTDAEET; this comes from the coding sequence ATGGACGCGCTCTGTGTCTACTGCGGGTCGAGTTCGGGCGAGCGCCCCGCGTACGCCGCGGCCGCCGCGGACCTCGGGACGGCGCTCGCCGAACGGGACGTCACGCTCGTCTACGGCGGCGGTCGCGTCGGGCTGATGGGCGCCGTCGCGGACGCGGCGCTCGCCGCCGGCGGCGACGTGCACGGCGTCATCCCGGAATCGCTCGAAGCGAAGGAGGTCGCGCACTCCGGGCTCACCGACCTCGACGTCGTGGCGTCGATGCACGAGCGGAAGGCGCGAATGGCCGAGCTCGCGGACGGCTTCGTCGCGCTCCCAGGCGGGTTCGGCACGCTCGAGGAGATCGTCGAGGTGCTCACGTGGGCGCAGCTCGGCTTCCACGAGAAGCCGTGTGGTCTCCTGAACGTCGCCGGCTACTACGACGACCTCGCGGCGTTCTTCGACCACCAGACCGAGGAGGGGTTCGTCGAGGAGACGCACCGCGAGATGGTGGTCGTCGAGGACTCCGTCGACGGCCTCCTCGATGCCTACGCGTCCTACGACTCCCCAGCCATCAAGTCCGTCCTCACGGACGCCGAGGAGACGTGA
- a CDS encoding DUF7111 family protein, whose product MSDADAAEDADTAEANGITARYYETDEERVLTFESGTGSAAVAQNREGYAMLKVRPTADGDELERYYGFDMALDHAAELLGVSPTDLPVPESAADMGM is encoded by the coding sequence ATGAGCGACGCCGACGCCGCCGAGGACGCCGACACCGCCGAAGCGAACGGCATCACCGCGCGCTACTACGAGACCGACGAGGAGCGCGTGCTCACCTTCGAGTCCGGGACCGGGAGCGCCGCCGTCGCGCAGAACCGCGAGGGCTACGCCATGCTCAAGGTGCGCCCGACCGCCGACGGTGACGAACTCGAGCGCTACTACGGCTTCGACATGGCGCTCGACCACGCCGCCGAACTCCTCGGCGTCTCGCCGACCGACCTCCCCGTGCCCGAGAGCGCCGCCGACATGGGGATGTAG
- a CDS encoding ABC transporter substrate-binding protein, whose translation MSDDAGDTLTPTRRDYIRYGGGLVAAGALAGCTGGGDAETTTSGTTATTTATDTSYSVTMEPMGEVTFEEAPETWLSFLSTYGDMGIALGKADGLQGLWDPSNVPAFFYDYLPGVDVSLDDVATIAGDGGFDKEVFYALDSDLHLVDPNWLGVLSDNWTAADAEEIGDAVGPFLGNYIRRRGDEWHDYPYYSLYDAFEIVADAFDEAERYEAYRAVHDEMQATIQSTLPPTDERPTVGVLSVNSDFEKGAFWAYPVQSGNNHKQYRDLEMRGAFDDHIDGSYAKWDYEQLLKVDPDAIVFQYGLTHVSTEEFEAKVERMREDPIGKQLRAVRNDRLYRGGGSYQGPIVNLFQTEAAARQFYPDAFGAWNGLETLAEASLTLFERQRVADILTGDV comes from the coding sequence ATGTCCGACGACGCTGGCGACACCCTCACACCGACGCGGCGCGACTACATCAGATACGGCGGCGGCCTCGTGGCGGCCGGCGCGCTCGCGGGCTGTACCGGCGGCGGCGACGCCGAAACGACCACGAGCGGGACGACCGCGACGACGACGGCGACGGACACGAGCTACTCGGTGACGATGGAGCCGATGGGCGAGGTCACCTTCGAGGAGGCTCCCGAGACGTGGCTGTCCTTCCTCAGCACGTACGGCGACATGGGGATCGCCCTCGGGAAGGCCGACGGCCTCCAAGGCCTCTGGGACCCCTCGAACGTGCCCGCCTTCTTCTACGACTACCTGCCGGGCGTGGACGTGTCCCTCGACGACGTCGCGACGATCGCCGGCGACGGCGGGTTCGACAAAGAGGTCTTCTACGCGCTCGACAGCGACCTACACCTCGTCGACCCGAACTGGCTCGGCGTCCTCTCCGACAACTGGACGGCGGCCGACGCCGAGGAGATCGGTGACGCGGTCGGCCCCTTCCTCGGGAACTACATCCGCCGTCGCGGCGACGAGTGGCACGACTACCCGTACTACTCGCTCTACGACGCCTTCGAGATCGTCGCCGACGCCTTCGACGAAGCGGAGCGCTACGAGGCGTACCGGGCCGTCCACGACGAGATGCAGGCGACGATCCAGTCGACGCTCCCGCCGACCGACGAGCGCCCGACGGTCGGGGTGCTCTCGGTGAACTCCGACTTCGAGAAGGGCGCGTTCTGGGCCTACCCCGTCCAGTCGGGCAACAACCACAAGCAGTACCGCGACCTGGAGATGCGCGGCGCCTTCGACGACCACATCGACGGCAGCTACGCCAAGTGGGACTACGAGCAACTGCTGAAGGTCGACCCCGACGCCATCGTGTTCCAGTACGGCCTCACGCACGTCTCGACCGAGGAGTTCGAGGCGAAGGTCGAGCGGATGCGCGAGGACCCGATCGGCAAGCAGTTGCGCGCCGTCCGGAACGACCGCCTCTACCGGGGCGGCGGCTCCTACCAGGGCCCGATCGTCAACCTGTTCCAGACCGAGGCCGCGGCGCGGCAGTTCTACCCCGACGCCTTCGGCGCGTGGAACGGCCTCGAAACGCTGGCGGAGGCGTCGCTGACGCTGTTCGAGCGCCAGCGGGTCGCCGACATCCTCACCGGCGACGTCTGA
- a CDS encoding proteasome assembly chaperone family protein translates to MARVRERAEFDVDEPVLVEGLPGVGLVGKIATDHLVDEFDMTYVASVDCDGLPEVAIYDEDDYTARPPVRLYADEERDLLALQADIPVNRVAAAEFADSVTDWVVDADATPLYLSGFPTQNEDPSHVPEVFGVATGDGASILEAHGVDTPPEQGVVGGPTGALVNRADVNDLTGVGLVVESDPQFPDPAASKQLLDKGIEPIADVDVETDTLVEQAEQIREQKQQLAERMQQASEEESSQAKPMRMFE, encoded by the coding sequence ATGGCACGCGTCAGAGAGCGCGCCGAGTTCGACGTCGACGAACCGGTGCTCGTGGAAGGACTCCCCGGCGTCGGCCTCGTCGGGAAGATCGCGACCGACCACCTCGTCGACGAGTTCGATATGACGTACGTCGCGAGCGTCGACTGCGACGGCCTCCCGGAGGTCGCGATCTACGACGAGGACGACTACACCGCGCGCCCGCCCGTCCGCCTCTACGCGGACGAGGAGCGCGACCTGCTCGCCCTCCAAGCGGACATCCCCGTGAACCGCGTCGCCGCCGCCGAGTTCGCCGACTCCGTCACCGACTGGGTGGTGGACGCGGACGCGACGCCGCTCTATCTCAGCGGCTTCCCGACGCAGAACGAGGACCCGAGTCACGTCCCCGAGGTGTTCGGGGTCGCGACCGGCGACGGGGCGTCCATCCTCGAAGCGCACGGCGTCGATACCCCACCCGAGCAGGGCGTCGTCGGCGGCCCCACCGGCGCGCTCGTCAACCGCGCGGACGTCAACGACCTCACCGGCGTCGGCCTCGTCGTCGAGTCCGACCCCCAGTTCCCCGATCCCGCCGCCTCGAAGCAGCTCCTCGACAAGGGCATCGAGCCCATCGCGGACGTCGACGTCGAGACCGACACCCTCGTCGAGCAGGCCGAGCAGATCCGCGAGCAGAAACAGCAGCTCGCCGAGCGCATGCAGCAGGCCAGCGAGGAGGAGTCGAGTCAGGCCAAGCCCATGCGGATGTTCGAGTAG